A single region of the Triticum dicoccoides isolate Atlit2015 ecotype Zavitan chromosome 2B, WEW_v2.0, whole genome shotgun sequence genome encodes:
- the LOC119365139 gene encoding histone H1-like — MPALAKPAAAAPKPKPAAAKPKAAAAGAAHPTYFEMIKEAIAALKDRTGSSSVAIAKYIEEKHGKALPANFKKMLSVQLRASAAKGKLVKVKASYKLSDAAKKDAPKPKAAAKPSKDAAKPKKKAAEKPKKTAAAGTKRKAPEKKKLVTKAKKSPAAKAKAKPKTVRSPAAKKARKVAAA, encoded by the exons ATGCCTGCCCTCGCCAAGCCCGCCGCCGCGGCGCCGAAGCCGAAGccagccgccgccaagcccaaggCGGCCGCCGCTGGAGCCGCCCACCCGACCTACTTCGAG ATGATCAAGGAGGCGATCGCGGCGCTCAAGGACAGGACCGGGTCCAGCTCGGTCGCCATCGCCAAGTACATCGAGGAGAAGCACGGCAAGGCTCTCCCGGCCAACTTCAAGAAGATGCTCTCCGTCCAGCTACGCGCCTCCGCCGCCAAGGGCAAGCTCGTCAAGGTCAAGGCCTCCTACAAGCTCTCCGACGCCGCCAAGAAGGACGCGCCCAAGCCCAAAGCCGCGGCGAAGCCCTCCAAGGACGCCGCCAAGCCCAAGAAGAAGGCGGCCGAGAAGCCCAAGAAGACCGCCGCCGCTGGCACCAAGCGCAAGGCGCCCGAGAAGAAGAAGCTGGTCACCAAGGCCAAGAAGTCGCCCGCTGCCAAGGCCAAGGCGAAGCCGAAGACCGTCCGCTCCCCGGCCGCCAAGAAGGCCCGCAAGGTCGCCGCCGCCTGA